In a genomic window of Methanosarcina horonobensis HB-1 = JCM 15518:
- a CDS encoding TOBE domain-containing protein codes for MKAKTKLWFTEDGKTVMGAGRAELLKTIDEERSLRKACQKLGISYKHAWMMLKKMNDALGEPAVVTVRGGKEQGTFLTELGRKLLVEYETNKKVINEAVGDETSWENVSFKLSARNKLPGKVIEVEKSGLVSKLTIEIEPSVLTSVVTEEAVEKLDIKPGDRVYAVIKSTEVMVAIAVGEKESESSSSKKSDLSD; via the coding sequence GTGAAAGCGAAAACAAAGCTCTGGTTTACCGAAGATGGAAAAACAGTTATGGGTGCTGGCAGAGCCGAGTTATTGAAAACGATTGACGAAGAACGCTCCCTTCGGAAAGCCTGCCAGAAACTCGGAATCTCATACAAGCATGCCTGGATGATGCTTAAAAAAATGAACGATGCCCTCGGCGAGCCTGCGGTAGTTACTGTGCGTGGGGGAAAGGAGCAGGGCACTTTCCTGACCGAGCTCGGAAGAAAACTGCTGGTCGAGTACGAGACAAATAAAAAGGTGATTAATGAAGCCGTAGGGGACGAAACCTCCTGGGAAAACGTAAGTTTTAAGCTTTCGGCCCGAAACAAGCTTCCCGGAAAAGTAATTGAAGTCGAAAAAAGCGGGCTTGTCTCGAAGCTCACCATTGAGATCGAACCTTCAGTACTGACCTCCGTAGTTACGGAAGAGGCAGTAGAAAAGCTTGACATCAAACCCGGAGACCGGGTTTATGCAGTCATAAAATCCACTGAAGTAATGGTCGCAATAGCTGTCGGTGAGAAAGAGTCTGAAAGTTCCAGTTCAAAAAAGTCTGATCTCTCAGACTGA
- a CDS encoding COG1361 S-layer family protein encodes MTRMPRKLRQKMIKKVTSFALILLIVSVTALPALGDDDDETNFIVLDQGSTVDYYKSYGEPIIKASVTGDPELTRGETVDLKVKIANTGVIDGFKRLNANQKRINDSTEETIALAEMEEEEEATTAKDIEATLRSETKYIEVESTANLQSVEELETGDTETLSYTIKIDSDTPAGNYELILPVSYQYQANVKTVTADAINLGITGVEYSRVYETKNETLRIPISVKSGPKFKVTNVTGSLVQGESKLINVTYKNTREEVARDALSRIIVMSPLSTEKSIVRLGDIGPGEEKTASFEISADQEALAKNYGINSEIKYIDEDGETSFSESMKVHIPLKATEKKFSITGIAIILIIVIALYQIVNMHRKRNKNDENASNDENAPSDENASGDENE; translated from the coding sequence ATGACACGAATGCCCAGAAAATTAAGGCAAAAAATGATTAAGAAAGTTACTTCATTTGCGTTAATTCTATTAATTGTATCAGTGACTGCACTTCCAGCCCTCGGGGACGATGATGATGAAACTAATTTCATTGTTCTGGATCAAGGGTCTACTGTAGACTACTACAAGAGTTACGGAGAGCCAATTATAAAGGCATCAGTGACAGGAGATCCCGAGTTAACAAGAGGAGAAACAGTAGACTTGAAGGTAAAAATCGCAAACACTGGAGTAATAGATGGTTTTAAGAGGCTCAATGCAAACCAGAAAAGAATAAACGACTCAACTGAGGAAACAATCGCACTGGCAGAGATGGAAGAAGAAGAAGAAGCCACAACGGCAAAAGATATCGAGGCTACCCTTCGATCGGAAACCAAATACATCGAAGTCGAATCCACAGCCAATCTCCAGAGTGTAGAAGAACTTGAAACAGGAGATACAGAAACCCTCAGTTACACCATCAAAATAGATAGTGATACACCTGCCGGAAATTATGAGCTCATCCTGCCTGTAAGTTATCAATACCAAGCAAATGTCAAAACCGTAACTGCGGATGCAATAAATCTCGGGATTACAGGTGTGGAATATTCAAGAGTGTATGAAACAAAGAATGAAACTCTCAGAATACCCATTTCCGTAAAAAGCGGGCCTAAATTCAAAGTAACCAATGTCACTGGAAGCCTTGTACAGGGAGAAAGCAAACTCATTAATGTTACCTATAAAAACACAAGAGAAGAAGTAGCAAGAGACGCTTTATCCCGGATAATCGTTATGAGCCCCCTGAGCACTGAGAAGTCTATAGTAAGGCTCGGAGATATAGGTCCTGGAGAAGAAAAAACTGCCAGTTTTGAAATTTCGGCAGATCAGGAAGCCCTTGCAAAGAACTACGGAATTAACAGCGAAATAAAATATATCGATGAAGACGGAGAGACCTCATTTTCAGAAAGCATGAAAGTGCATATACCTCTAAAAGCTACAGAGAAAAAATTTAGCATAACAGGAATAGCAATTATACTGATTATCGTTATCGCCCTTTACCAAATCGTGAATATGCACCGGAAAAGAAACAAGAATGATGAAAATGCATCAAACGATGAAAATGCACCAAGCGATGAAAATGCATCAGGTGATGAAAATGAATAA
- a CDS encoding COG1361 S-layer family protein, giving the protein MNKNGLFATITTLLILCSAALPAQAAFPKNFDISENYYNVYGSPDLNATLIGDNQYSRGDTVTLNIEMMNKGTITGFEADKDVRFGESLDLVLQQTEMQYESQVTTAVGILATLKSDDPNIKVKSGAQQAGTLKQGKQSSSPTKFTVEINKNTSAGIYPLTLELAYQYQNNVQLGGDEYDTTTGIVTNKDVGIWYENKTQTQTIYIKVKEEPYFEVTNVTGDLYPDEGGVLRVTYKNTGEEPAKDVTVRLSAADPFSTTDDQAYLGTLNPGEEAVAVFDMDVDETATPKPYSLSSEILYEDADGHDQVSDTVKINVEVLPAKESLPGYQFGTGIVFMALAACFVIFRKKQKQE; this is encoded by the coding sequence ATGAATAAAAATGGATTATTTGCTACTATTACAACCCTTCTGATCCTCTGCTCTGCAGCCCTGCCAGCACAGGCTGCTTTCCCCAAAAATTTCGATATTAGTGAGAACTATTACAATGTGTATGGAAGTCCTGACCTTAATGCAACGCTCATTGGAGACAACCAGTATTCCAGAGGAGATACTGTAACCCTTAATATTGAAATGATGAATAAAGGAACAATCACAGGCTTTGAGGCTGATAAAGACGTGAGATTTGGGGAATCACTGGATCTGGTGCTCCAGCAGACAGAAATGCAGTATGAGTCGCAGGTTACAACAGCAGTAGGCATTCTTGCAACTCTTAAATCCGATGATCCAAATATTAAGGTCAAATCCGGAGCCCAGCAGGCAGGTACCCTCAAACAGGGAAAACAGAGCTCAAGTCCTACAAAGTTCACTGTAGAGATTAATAAAAACACTTCTGCAGGTATATATCCTCTGACTCTTGAACTTGCATACCAGTACCAGAACAATGTTCAGCTTGGGGGAGACGAATATGATACTACTACAGGCATTGTGACAAATAAGGACGTAGGTATCTGGTACGAAAACAAGACTCAGACTCAAACTATATACATAAAAGTCAAAGAGGAGCCTTACTTTGAAGTTACAAATGTAACGGGTGACCTTTACCCTGATGAAGGTGGAGTGCTCCGCGTCACATACAAGAATACTGGGGAAGAACCTGCAAAAGATGTAACTGTTAGACTCAGTGCAGCTGACCCCTTCAGTACTACCGACGACCAGGCTTACCTTGGAACATTGAATCCGGGAGAAGAAGCTGTTGCTGTTTTTGATATGGATGTAGACGAAACTGCAACTCCAAAGCCATACTCTCTAAGCAGTGAGATTCTCTATGAAGATGCAGACGGGCATGACCAGGTCTCAGATACTGTCAAGATTAATGTAGAGGTTCTGCCTGCCAAAGAAAGCCTTCCAGGATACCAGTTTGGAACCGGTATTGTATTCATGGCTCTTGCCGCCTGTTTCGTCATTTTCAGAAAAAAACAGAAGCAGGAATAA